AGAGCGTGGCGGCTGGCGAGGCTGCTGCGTCGTCCTGCTGTTTTGTTTTGATCATCTCGCCTCACCATAGGGGTGTCTCCGTGGTGCGACAAGTGGACGAACCTGCTTACGCGTACGCGCCGGCCGCCTTCCCCTGCCGGATTGAGCACGCCGCCTGACGTGCCGCATGGGCCAATCGGTGCGCCCGGCCCGGCGTCCGGCCCTCTTCCTGCCGCCCCGGGATGTAGCCGAAGCCGATGCGATAGGCGGGGTCCGCAAAGCCAAGCGCTGCGTTGGCGCCTTCGTGGCCGAACGCGCGGTGGCTGCCGAAGTTCCGGCTTGGATGCGGCTTCATGAACACGACGGCGAATGCGTTGTCGAGCCCCGATGCGCGGTCCAGCCCCACACCTGTTCCTCGGACATGATCCTGACTGTTTCCGGCGCAAGGAAGGCGTCATTGCCGTCAAGGCCCGTGGTGGCCGCAGCGTAGAGCCTGGCCAGGCCGTCTGCCGATCCCACCCCTCCGGCGCTGCTCATTCCGCCGGCACGGATGACCCGGTGGTTGGGCAGTTCCATCACCGTGCTGACCGCGGCGTTTCCGTTGAGCCCGTCCAGGCCCAGGGGGTCCAGCCAGGGCTGGCGCGGGTCCACGTCGTACAGGACGTCCCGGTAGCGCGGCTCCTGGTCTTCCGGAAGCCCCAGGAAGAAGTCGATGCCGAAGGGCAGCCGGATACAGGAGTCGTACATCTCCTGCAGGGTCCTGCCCGCGACACGGCGGCAAAGCTCCTCCATCAGGAGGCCGATCGTCAGGGAGTGGTATCCGAACGTGGTGCCGGGGCGCCACAGCGGTGCGGCCGCCGCGAGCCTGGCGGCCCCGTCCGCCGTCGTGAATTCCTTGAGTGCGAAACCGCCCTCCACCCCAAGCAGCCCCGCCCGGTGGGAGAGCGCCTGACGCACGGTAATGGCCTCTTTGCCGTGAGCGGCGAATTCCGGCCAGTAGTGCGCCACCGTGCGGTCCAAGTCCAGCAGGCCGTCCTGGACCAGGAGTCCGACGACGAACGCTGCCGCGCCTTTGGAACAGGAGTAGGCGCCCGTGATGGAATCCTGGGCGAGGTGCTGGCCACCGCTGAGGTCCACCACCTTGGTGCCGTCACTGTAGACGGCTACCTGAGCGCTGTACTCCGGGTCTTCGGCAAGGAACGAATCAAACAGGGCCTGGACAGCTTGGAATTCGGGCGCGGCAAAACCTGACGAAAGTGGCATGGGACAACAGTAGCGGCGCGCCTGGGGTGACTACTGCGATCGGGCCCCGCCGTGTCCCGGTGCAACTTCCTCGCCGCTGCGGACGGGACCGGGCGCCGTGCCGTCTCCGATGGGACGGCCGGGGGTCTGGAACAGGTCCCGGGCATAGCCCCAAAGCGCCGGCATTTCGGTGAGTTTCTGCCGGTTGCATTAGAAATGGCCGTGGTAGACGGCGTCGAACCGGACAAGCGTGGTGATCAGGCGAACATCCGCTTCCGTGATCGTGTTGCCCACGAGGTACCTCTGGCCGGCCAGCCGCTCTTCAAGCCAGTCCAGGGCATTCCGGAGACGCGCATAGGCGGCGGAATACGCGTCCTGCGAACCGACAAATCCGCACCGGTAGGGGGCTCCGGGGCGGTGAAAAGCCGTCCACTCCGTGGCGAAGTCAGGGGTGATCGATCCCGGTCCTGTTCGCCCATGGGCAGGCACGGGCGGCGACCAGGCGGTACCTGCCGGCCTCCACGGGCCATCCGGGTTCGCCATTAGGTCCGGGAGTGCCGTTCCGGGTTATCCGGTCTTCGATGTAGTTGGTGTCCCGGGTGAGGTCTTCTCCACCGGTGACGTAGGAACCCCTGGCGCTGAACCCGGGACCGGATCGATGGTCGGACGCAGTACGGGAATCGGAAGTCATGCGTCCACCCTATTTGCGTTCAGCCTGCGAGCAGAGCCGCCAGCACCTGCACCATGGGCTGCCAGGCCACCCACCAGGCGCCGGCTACAACCGCCGCGAAAAGGAAGATCCAGACGGCGGAAGGCACCGACGTCGCGCGGTAGAGCAGGTGGGCGTCCGACGTCGGCAGCCTGTCCCGGCGCCTGAGGTGGACGTTGGACAGCTTGCCCAGGTCACGGACCGCCGCCACCAGGAGGGCAAGGCCCAGTGCAATCACCACATGCCCGGTGAACTCAGGCGGGACGAATAGCACCAGGAGCGCAGAGCCAAGGACTGCGGCAGACGTTATCAGGAGCCCCATGGCATTACGGATGAACAGAAACGAGCACAGCAGGATCAGCGTCCCCACGGACATGGCCGCCGGTCCCCAACCGTTGAATCCCGACCACACCATGGCGGCGCCCACCACTCCGGGTACCGGGTAGCCCCAGAACGTGGACCAGACTGCCGGGAGACGGCCCCTGCTGTAGGTGGTGGTGGTTCCGGAGTGGTCCAGGCTCAGCCTGATGCCACCTAGTCGCTGCCCTGTCATGAGGGCAGCGAAGGCATGGCCAAGTTCGTGGGTGACGGTGGCCAGCAGCCCGAAGTACCGCCAGGATGCCCGGGGGAGGGACAACGCGGTAGCGACGAGGATGATCAGCAACAGC
This genomic window from Arthrobacter sp. 24S4-2 contains:
- a CDS encoding M50 family metallopeptidase — its product is MTDVAGSLWQRIVAGFSQSPTPLVTATELLLIILVATALSLPRASWRYFGLLATVTHELGHAFAALMTGQRLGGIRLSLDHSGTTTTYSRGRLPAVWSTFWGYPVPGVVGAAMVWSGFNGWGPAAMSVGTLILLCSFLFIRNAMGLLITSAAVLGSALLVLFVPPEFTGHVVIALGLALLVAAVRDLGKLSNVHLRRRDRLPTSDAHLLYRATSVPSAVWIFLFAAVVAGAWWVAWQPMVQVLAALLAG
- a CDS encoding serine hydrolase domain-containing protein → MPLSSGFAAPEFQAVQALFDSFLAEDPEYSAQVAVYSDGTKVVDLSGGQHLAQDSITGAYSCSKGAAAFVVGLLVQDGLLDLDRTVAHYWPEFAAHGKEAITVRQALSHRAGLLGVEGGFALKEFTTADGAARLAAAAPLWRPGTTFGYHSLTIGLLMEELCRRVAGRTLQEMYDSCIRLPFGIDFFLGLPEDQEPRYRDVLYDVDPRQPWLDPLGLDGLNGNAAVSTVMELPNHRVIRAGGMSSAGGVGSADGLARLYAAATTGLDGNDAFLAPETVRIMSEEQVWGWTAHRGSTTHSPSCS